The following proteins are encoded in a genomic region of Arachis ipaensis cultivar K30076 chromosome B02, Araip1.1, whole genome shotgun sequence:
- the LOC107627549 gene encoding pentatricopeptide repeat-containing protein At1g63150-like, translated as MINGYCKSKMVDQAITLFKEMRCKSIVPDIVIYNCLVDGFCKLGRIPWVHDLLDEMQKELLHALCKIQHLDEAITLFWKIIDKGFRPNAYMCSILLNGLFKCGRVRTAREFFEHLLINNCCLNVLTYNIMISGLCKEGLMDEAMTLFSKMKGNDCLPNAVNYETIVGALLGSNKNEQAVKLLHEMISEGLKVY; from the coding sequence ATGATTAATGGATATTGCAAGAGCAAAATGGTGGACCAAGCAATCACTCTCTTTAAAGAGATGCGTTGTAAAAGTATAGTTCCCGATATTGTAATTTACAATTGCCTTGTTGATGGTTTCTGCAAATTAGGAAGAATACCATGGGTACATGATCTTCTTGATGAAATGCAGAAAGAATTGTTACATGCTTTATGCAAAATCCAAcatcttgatgaggcaataacacTATTTTGGAAAATTATTGACAAAGGGTTTCGTCCAAATGCCTACATGTGTAGTATTCTTTTGAATGGATTGTTCAAATGTGGAAGAGTAAGAACTGCAAGAGAGTTTTTTGAGCATCTTTTGATCAACAATTGTTGTCTAAATGTTTTGACCTATAATATTATGATAAGTGGGCTTTGTAAAGAGGGCTTGATGGACGAAGCAATGAccttattttcaaaaatgaaaGGAAATGATTGTCTTCCAAATGCTGTAAATTATGAAACAATTGTTGGAGCTCTTCTTGGTAGTAATAAGAATGAGCAAGCTGTAAAGCTTCTTCATGAAATGATCAGTGAAGGACTGAAGGTCTACTGA